From the genome of Bicyclus anynana chromosome 26, ilBicAnyn1.1, whole genome shotgun sequence:
atttttttattattgtaaattttttggtaaattattttagattgtaggttaatcttttattttaagtttttaaccggactctgcagtgttgtgaatgtgtaaaaagttattattatctcgtcttatttctctaatttttatgtctcttaaaattcaagtataaataaggccatttaatttatttattttttttttttatttatttattatatatccttagtatgcttacagctaagccaaaacgcatacaaagtacagacttacaatataccaatataacagataaacaaattacaatacactatacaatacaaacacataaattgcatatttctataaaattaaaattaaaattcacagctgtttacaatatcaataaatacatgaagttttatatcaaaaatatctagatcttGGCGCTGAGCAATCAACGAATTGAGCATCGACAGTACCCGATTAGTTGGAGCATTTCGAGCATATTGCGTACGGAACGACTTGGTAGCGAAAAAAGGTCGCTTACGACACGACCGAAGCAACTTGCCTGGTTCTCGAACCGACAAGGCACATCGCGACAGTGCGTCCGAGTTATCCACTTTATTGTGTATTAGCAGGAAGTAATGGATGAGAATAGCTCTCTTTCGCCTTAACTCCAGAGTGTCTAGCCCCACCATACCAGACACAAACAAGGAAGGGTACAAATATGGGTAATAAccgtaaatttttttatacaaaccaCGCGCGAATTTTTTTTGGACTTTCTCAACGGTAAGTGTATGAGTAGCACATAACGGACTCCAGACAGGTGAGTTGTACTCCATCTTACTGCGGACATATGCATTGTACAATGTATAAAGTATTAACGGATTAGTGAAACGCTTACTCTGCCGCAATACAAATCCTAAAAGCTTATGCGCCTCTTTGCATATTGTGTTAATATGATCGTTAAAAGTTAGCTTGGCGTCGACCGTCAGACCTAAATCTCTGATTTGCGATACCCTCTCCAGAGTATCACCAGATATCTTATAGTTAAAGACAAcactgttatttttatacgtCAACGTTATGACTTTACATTTTGATACATTAAATTCCAGACAATTCATATGTGACCATCGAACTACGTTATTAATATCCTCCTGTAGCAAAATGCAGTCTTCGTATTTTTTGATACCCAGTAACAATTTTAAATCGTCAGCAAACATCAAACATTTGGCACTTTTTAGAACATAAGGCAAATcattaatcataattaaaaataacgtagGACCTAACGTGCTACCTTGACTGACTCCGGATCGCGTTGAGTAGTATTCTGACCTGTAACCTGCTATTTGTACATATTGACGTCtgttaattggtttaatatcttttaagaatgtgttttgaagataaaaatattttatttaatcctcttgctcaaacaaacaagcaaacaagtaggtacacaaacaaacaaaagaccaaacaagaacacgaaaacaaacaaatgtgcaaacaaacacacaaacagacaagaacgaacgaacttactataatatagcacgccattgttatttgtaaaattttaaagctttaagattattttacactttctttatctgcgctgattaccacaattttatttcaatttaattgccggaacctatgcctacctatttagttgattaatattttacataaataataaatccttgaattgaaataaaagtagggaaaatcaaaacaattacattggcaacacttacaaaatgaagtcatcggtttctatgacaactaaactcacgtaaaaattattcattattttaacataagaatatttatttgtgctacttatacgtgaaatgtgatcctattcagtttcttttttttaccaacggcattttacacgaaggaatagcacaagacggcttaatttaattaaatttgtcacctgtatagcacgtcaaacaacacgacaaacacagagtgatgagtaatcgtaaaatgtgtagtttaaatggcttcacttctttgcgctatcactccttctggtggttttctgtattctgagatcaCAAGATCACTATAATAGTCTATATTATagacattatattaatttactctttggtatAGACTATGATTAATTAGAAGAAACCAAAGAGTAATAATCACTAGCAGTAGCACTATGTGTTACGTAAACAGTGTTGTCAGTTGGATCATatgagaagttacccgaaatattaaaaaaagtaacctttttgtgtcaaaagtaaccttttgactactactactcttgctttttgcgttccacagcatggctaaaccaccatttcagcctctgggggctaaagtaattttgttgtttttttttatatctgtctgttacgaatactagccaagtactaaattactacaaaccgaaggagattttactcgtaaatagaatcatcttaagtaaggccctgattgtttgccttttacttatgggataagaaaaataactacaaaataCGTCAACACAGACATATCTGTTTAATGTTTATGCCTTAgaccagttattaatggtctaagcttaAAGTAGATAGATGGACTATATCCAGATACTATGATCGATGGATTATACGGGGACTGTAAATGGATTATACGGGGACTGTTAATGGATTATACGGGGACTGTAAATGGATTATACGGGGACTGTAAATGCATGTGTTGCAAGGCCGTGTGAATCTCATGTACGAAGGGAGGCCTGCCCCTGTATGGAGACCAAAATGGAGACTCACATAGGCTGACAATAATGACAcatcaatatttcttttattttattaataaacttacaCAGGTATGTTTTCCGAGCATTTTCAAAGACTACAAGTTggaatacaattatttttcattaaactaCAAGTTGGTATACTGCAACTTAAGAACTGTGCGTGATTCATCAAcattagtagtttttgagatatgCATATGCCAAcatgcctgaagacgaaagtcttcgaacagcgcgtgttaccagtgatgacctacggatccgagacttggtcgctaactattggccttattagaaggcttagTCACTccgcgggcgatggagcgagctatgcttggagtttctctgcgtgatcgaatcaggaatgaggagatccgcagaagaaccaaagtcaccgacatagctcagcgagtcgctaaGTGGCAATCGGCGgcacaaagttcgaagagcctatggacgttggggttagGTGGcaagaatggcgaccccgcaccggaaagcgcagtgttgatcgaccccccactccactaggtggaccgaagacatcaagcgggttgcagggagccgctggatgctggcagctcgagaccgttgtgtttgaagtccatgcaagaggtttgtgtccagcagtggacgtccatcagctgataataatgatgatgatgaccagaAAAACATATTGAAGACTTggaactaacatttttttttctcttctgggtttatctgcgatcagtaTCATGACTATAAGCAGATGTGTTCTGTGATAACTTCGCCAATCGAGTGTATTCCCCAGTGAGAATATCCCCTCATTGTTTTTATAGGTTAATAGGTTTAAATAATGTGCTTTCTTTTAAGCCTGCCCTGATATGTTctgtgaatcaattttgaagCCAGAACATTTGGATGACACCTTAGTCGTGTTTTGCATTTCTTCATTGACAGTTTTCACTTTTAGTTGCTCGTGAATCTCGTCATTCTTTATGAACCACGGAACACAGATCCTTCTCAGAATTAAGTTTTGGGTCCTTTGAAGGATGGATATGTTAGAGTTGCTGGAAATTTCCCATAGCTCGATGCCATACATCCAGACCGGCTTCAATAGTACCTTATATAGCAAGAGTTTGTTATCAATGGATAGTTTGCTATTCCGACCTGCTATCCAGTGTATGTTCTATCTTATGTTAACCTCTTGTCTCTTTGTTTTGATATGGTGGTGCCAGGTCAAACGCCTATCAAGGTGCAATCCCAGGTATTTGACACTCTCTTTATGTGGAAGCTCAATTCCATCTAGGAATACAGGAGGGCAGTTTTCTTTGCGCAGCGTAAAAGTAACTTGCACATACTTTGAAGTGCTgacattgattttatttgattgaagCCATTTGGATATTGCTTCTAAACCTTTTTGAAGTGACCTTGAAGCAACTGCagggtctttgtcggtagctaGAACCGCAGTGTCGTCGGCAAATGTAGCAGTTGTAACCCCTTTTACCTCTGGAAGATCTGCGGTGAATAATGTATACAACACAGGCCCCAAAACTGAACCCTGCGGAACGCCAGCCTTGGAACTAACATGACAAGGAATGAAACGCAatgtatattaaaattgtttattatttaataaacttatcATAACAATATATcgataaaaaatcttatttacataatatataatttttatatttatttttaatatatataatttaaaagagtatttaaaaaaaatatatcataatctatacttataataaatctgtagagtggtcaattctgtacataaaatatatttccaaaataactatcagagggtgattagtgatcgatactgatgccaaaaatgcaatcagtaaaatttttgtctgtctgtctgtatgttcgttatggaaacaaaaactactcgacggattttaacgaaacttggtacaattattcttcatactcctgggcaggttatgtatacttttcatcacgctacaattaataggatcagagcagtgaagggaaatgtatggaaaaacgggagaagttactccaagttttttaagcttccatcgccgtcgcgtggtagggtaggggtaggggtagggtagggtaggagtaggtaggacgaagtcgcgggcgtccgctagtgaagtaataattttaaactcataagataaaatatatctaccCTGTCACGTGTCTGTCCGTCTGAACGAACAAAAGAATGACatatataatggggatgatgactaggtttgaatatattgatttttatgatacattcgggtaaataaggtcaatgttaactgatttatacataaaaagcaaagattgtctggatatttgaaaaataaatgagattataaaatttcaaaatctattaaaaatcttttatcgtaattagatgaaaattcatacagttttagtttccttacattaaatgtgacattttttaataaatgaactataaacataaacgcacaaataacatagatattagtgattttgtttaaacgcacatacaaatctaacgatcattatgtacctacgacgtcaatAATTCCTACTATTTTGTATGgtgcgtttttcagggatccgcggcagcgccgcaaatctgaccctttaactccctgtagctccgaaagtaatgatcgcagataccctgttacttttacaaaattgctttactattagcatactcttaatctatatacaatttaaaaaactgtcatcatcccattGATATGTTAATTAAGTGAACTATCGATAATAATTGTCATTgccttatatttttaactaactcCAAAATAGGAGGACTAGTAGTCTAGTAGCGtatgatttcattttattttttatgtttcttaCTCTCTTATAACCAACTAGCTGacactgcgcggtttcacccgcatggttctcgttcctgtaggtgtacggggataatatatagcctatagcctttctcgataaatgggctatctaacactgaaaattttcaaatcggaccagtaattcctgagattagcgcgttcaatcaaacaaacaaacaaacaaactcttcagctttataatattagtatagataagtcattattttaccaattttgaaaaatctctcttgtttaaaaatacatatactatattagatttattttttggttATTTGAAACAAATATTTGGTAAGTAACAATAAACattccgattaaaaaaaaatgtttcatcaatataaagttacattatcagcgaataacatagTGCGcggattaaaaatatatacatatttgattaattttttggTTGTTTGAAACAAACATTTGGTAGGTAACAATAAATGGCCCGATTAAAAAAACCTTTCATCAAtacaaagttacattatcagcgaataacatagTGCGcggattaaaaatatatacatatttgatttatttttttggttgtttgaaacaaatattttgtaggtatatataacaTAGTGCgcgggttaaaaatatatacatatttgatttatttttttggttgtttGAAACAAATATTTCGTAGGTAACAATAAATGgcccgattaaaaaaaaatctttcattagtataaagttacattatcagcgaataacatagTGCGCGGCTGAAACCGCAGGAGGGCCTGGTAGCTTCTAATACAATTACATATAAatgtacttaaacaatacacatcactatctagccccaaagtaagcatacagagtagcttgtgttatggatactaagatagttgatattataatattcatatacatttatatactacatataaatacttatataatgtataaatacacacagacactggaaaacacccatgttcatcacacaaatattttccagttgtgggaatcgaacccacggccgtggatgcagaaagcagggtcgtCAAAGTCAATATCATACTAACTCTTTATTACCTTCCATGAGTGTCATATGCCGCATGATGTGAATTTTAACACAACTTCTATGCACCGTCTTGTATCCACAATGATCGCATATGTACATCTGACCGCTGTGCGCACGCATATGCGCTTGCAAGTTAGAACGGCGCGTGCATTTGTAGTCGCACACTGCGCACGCAAACGTCTCTCCAGTGTGAGATCTCATATGTCTTCGCAAATCGCTAATTTTAGTGCAGCAATAGTGACAAACGTTACATACATACGGCTTTTCCCCAGTGTGACTTCTCATGTGGGTGAGCAAATTGTACTTCCTACTGCTCCTAAAATCGCAGTATTTACACGCGTATGGTTTTTCCCCAGTGTGGGTTCTCATGTGTTTCACTAAATCGTGATTGGACAGACACCTGTACGGGCACAGATTACACGCGAACGGTCTAACACGTCTGTGAATAGCCATGTGCCTGTACAGACTGACTTTCTGTGTAAATTTTTGCTCGCATAGCTTACATTCATAAGGTTTGTAACCAGAATGAGTTAACATATGGTTGTATAAGTGATGGCTCTGTTTAAACTGTAATTTGCATAAATGGCACTCTTTAACGTGACCTTTTACGTGATTCTCTAAACTATCCTTGCGCGATGTCTTATAATTGCAAATGTGACACGCAAAAAGTGCAGACAAGTGTGTTTTTAAGTGTCTCGAAAGATTGCCTTTCAATGTAAATTTGGCGTCGcaaatattacaaacaaaaggtaatttatgtaatttcatGTGTAAATTCAAAGTGTGTCTCAATTTACATTTATAGTcacatattttacatttaaaataccttttttcaGTGTGGGTTCTCATATGTGTGACAAGTTtgcttttaaaatcaaatttagtTTCGCATGTATCACAAATATAGTGTGTTTCAGTTTTTACAGCATCTTTGTGTTTTTTCATATGTATATTGAGAGTGTGTCTCAATTTACATTTGTAATTGCAAATTTGACATGTAAAACTGTTTTCGCCGTGCGTTCTTGCATGCACTGTCAAACttattttcaatttacatttaaaGTCACATAATTCACAAGAGTGAGGTTTATAATCACTTTCAATTTCTCGTTtcacaaataattttttttcgtctGTTTCTCCAAAGTCAGTGAAATTCTCTTGTGTCTCAAATTGAAGTTTACTTTGCATTTTGCTTTCAAAATTGTGtggtttttcattttttatttcaatattatgattattattaaatccgTACATTATTTCTGAATTCATGTAATCATTACATTCTGTGAAATTTTCCATTGTCTCGAATTTCAGTTTCTGTTGTAGATTTCTCTGTTTATTAAttggtttttcattatttgttaaACTATCATCAATATTTGCTTCTTCACTTAACAATTCCAGATTTTTCTCAGATTTAATACCTATAAATAAGGAAAAAGTGAGtgaaaattttagctaatttaaattataattatcgttgtatatttataaaaaaaactagccCCGCTAGCAACGTCctgcggtttcgcccgcgtattGCTCGTTtctcatcaataacaacccatagtcggctcactgttaagcacgagtctcctcttaaaatgagagaggttaggccaatagtccactacgctggcccaatgcggattggcagacttcacacacgcagagaattaagataattcaggtttcctcgcgatgtttttccttcactattctataccccttttttatttatacagttttagcttccttacattaaatgtgacattttttaatatgtgaactataaacgtaaacgcacaaacaacaaatatattagtaattttgtttgaacgcccatacaaatctaacgatcattatgacctacgacgtcatcaAATCGTTCCATTTTGTATGCGGcgcttttcagggatccgcggcagcgccgcaaatctgaccctttaaatccctgtagctccgaaagtaatgatcgcagataccttattacttttacaaaattgctttactattagcatactcctaatttatttacaatttaaaaaactgtcatcatctctataGCACCCGTGCGAAACCGGGGCAGGTCGCTAGTcactaaataaaaaaccaaagttACTTACCCATTGTTTTAGTAAAACCCACAGAATGTTTCTCCGTTTCATTCCACAATTGTTCTTGAAAATTCATTTCGCTTTCAAAATTAGGCGCCGTTTCCAAAATTAATGTACTGTCAGATAAATATCCATCTTCATCACAGAGGTCTATGATTTCAGGTTTGACAGTTAATCTATCTTGTTTATGATTTGATTCAGTTATAGAAGCGACATCTATAATTGCTGACTCTACATCTTCGTGAATTAATGTATCTTCTTTTAAAGAGTCTGTATCTAGTTTTGTCTCCTCATTGGATTTATCTATATAAAGGTCACAATGATTGGGCTCTAATACCTTTTTCAC
Proteins encoded in this window:
- the LOC112055129 gene encoding zinc finger protein 615, whose amino-acid sequence is MCASSSLTQFCTICLETESKLYVIGEHKLGQAYGHLTGYALCEEECSNTCLCPECIHRLLVYERFRLKSLRARTVIQDLLRDYKVVTLQHIKSIGRHTFKLKSDIVKKVLEPNHCDLYIDKSNEETKLDTDSLKEDTLIHEDVESAIIDVASITESNHKQDRLTVKPEIIDLCDEDGYLSDSTLILETAPNFESEMNFQEQLWNETEKHSVGFTKTMGIKSEKNLELLSEEANIDDSLTNNEKPINKQRNLQQKLKFETMENFTECNDYMNSEIMYGFNNNHNIEIKNEKPHNFESKMQSKLQFETQENFTDFGETDEKKLFVKREIESDYKPHSCELCDFKCKLKISLTVHARTHGENSFTCQICNYKCKLRHTLNIHMKKHKDAVKTETHYICDTCETKFDFKSKLVTHMRTHTEKRYFKCKICDYKCKLRHTLNLHMKLHKLPFVCNICDAKFTLKGNLSRHLKTHLSALFACHICNYKTSRKDSLENHVKGHVKECHLCKLQFKQSHHLYNHMLTHSGYKPYECKLCEQKFTQKVSLYRHMAIHRRVRPFACNLCPYRCLSNHDLVKHMRTHTGEKPYACKYCDFRSSRKYNLLTHMRSHTGEKPYVCNVCHYCCTKISDLRRHMRSHTGETFACAVCDYKCTRRSNLQAHMRAHSGQMYICDHCGYKTVHRSCVKIHIMRHMTLMEGNKELV